One segment of Methylotuvimicrobium sp. KM2 DNA contains the following:
- a CDS encoding PAS domain-containing protein translates to MSRRYPRAEIIRVVLTYALCAALWIFFSDRWLSWLIDEPNNIAFISTIKGWFFVIVTSLLLFRLMQHLMNREEIAENTEKNRFGAGLHWMLLMVAVLLFVFAYSQYRSWGHQQMPSSPIRSTAKQDSAWLGLAGLMSIFTVGAGFYLLRQRQRLAESQAIQEAQAERLRALGLLGAIADSSNDAIFAKDLEGRYTLFNPASERFTGKKAVDVLGLDDTVLFSPEQAKMLIANDRAVLEEGRTITYHEDLDVSNGKRTFLATKGPLFDNDNNVVGIFGISRDISELKQAERSLRDSEARFRALVEQSLAGIYIIQDNRFLYINPAFASILGYDSTRYIIETMTVGDLISPEYLEEVMVNIARLVGGSVSSISNYRFTALRRDGSPAYIEAHGSAFDYQGRPAVIGLFLDISARKAAEDALLESERRFYDIANVSADWIWEIDTDGRFTYSSDGVLEMLGYTSEEVLGKTFFDFMQPDEADKLHEWFADIRAHRKSFRNIESLCRKKDGHLRYILSHGTPIFDERGQLLGFRGVDQDITERKQAELAVRKSEAFKRAILDSVNAHIAVLDQQGIVVAVNQPWRRFAQENGLKSGGAFNSVDVGVNYLDVCQKSIGPSSEGAMTARDGIIAVLEERVPVFYLEYACHSPERQRWFMMTVTPLETDEHGVVIAHTDITARKTFEETLRRQTEELEERNRELERFNRATVGRELDMIALKQKINELSQQLGRSPPYPLAFLDNSQK, encoded by the coding sequence ATGTCTCGTCGATATCCTCGGGCCGAAATCATCCGTGTTGTATTGACATATGCGCTATGCGCCGCATTGTGGATATTTTTTTCCGATAGGTGGTTGTCATGGTTAATCGATGAGCCGAATAATATAGCCTTTATTAGCACCATTAAAGGTTGGTTCTTCGTTATCGTGACATCGTTGTTGCTGTTTCGATTAATGCAGCACCTGATGAACCGGGAAGAAATTGCAGAAAATACCGAGAAAAACCGTTTCGGCGCCGGCTTGCATTGGATGCTATTGATGGTCGCCGTTCTCCTATTCGTATTTGCCTATAGCCAATATCGATCTTGGGGGCATCAACAAATGCCGTCGTCGCCAATACGATCGACAGCGAAGCAAGATTCAGCTTGGTTGGGGCTTGCCGGTTTAATGTCGATATTTACGGTTGGAGCGGGATTCTATCTATTACGCCAACGGCAACGTTTAGCCGAGTCTCAAGCAATACAAGAGGCTCAAGCTGAGCGGTTGAGGGCGCTCGGCTTGTTAGGCGCAATTGCCGATAGTTCGAACGATGCGATTTTTGCAAAGGATTTGGAAGGTCGTTATACGCTTTTTAATCCGGCTTCGGAGCGTTTTACCGGGAAAAAGGCCGTCGATGTTCTGGGGCTTGACGATACGGTGCTTTTTTCACCCGAACAGGCCAAAATGCTTATCGCGAACGATCGGGCCGTATTGGAGGAAGGCCGTACCATCACTTACCACGAGGATCTCGATGTTTCGAACGGAAAACGCACTTTTCTCGCGACTAAGGGGCCTTTGTTCGATAACGATAACAATGTTGTCGGAATATTCGGGATTTCGCGCGACATAAGCGAGCTAAAACAAGCTGAACGGTCGTTACGCGATAGCGAGGCCCGTTTTCGGGCATTGGTGGAACAATCGCTAGCCGGTATTTATATCATTCAGGATAATCGATTTCTCTACATCAATCCTGCTTTTGCATCGATTTTGGGATATGACTCCACCCGATATATTATCGAAACCATGACGGTCGGCGATTTAATCAGTCCCGAGTATCTTGAGGAGGTCATGGTAAACATCGCCCGTTTGGTAGGTGGATCGGTATCTTCTATCAGTAATTACCGTTTTACCGCATTACGCCGCGACGGAAGCCCTGCATATATCGAAGCGCATGGCAGTGCTTTCGACTATCAAGGCCGACCGGCCGTCATAGGGCTTTTTCTCGACATCAGCGCGCGCAAAGCCGCCGAAGACGCACTACTTGAAAGCGAGCGGCGCTTTTACGATATCGCCAATGTGTCCGCGGACTGGATTTGGGAAATCGATACCGACGGTCGGTTCACTTATTCGTCGGACGGCGTATTGGAAATGCTCGGCTATACTTCCGAGGAAGTGTTAGGTAAGACGTTCTTCGATTTCATGCAGCCTGATGAAGCAGATAAGCTACATGAATGGTTTGCCGACATTAGAGCCCATCGAAAATCGTTTCGTAATATTGAAAGCCTATGCCGGAAAAAAGACGGTCATTTGCGTTATATTCTGTCTCACGGCACGCCGATCTTCGACGAAAGAGGACAACTGCTCGGTTTTCGGGGAGTCGATCAAGACATCACGGAACGCAAGCAAGCGGAATTGGCCGTGCGGAAAAGCGAAGCATTTAAACGGGCGATTCTGGACTCGGTTAACGCGCATATTGCCGTGCTGGATCAACAAGGAATCGTTGTAGCGGTCAATCAACCGTGGCGGCGCTTCGCACAGGAAAACGGACTAAAGTCTGGGGGGGCATTCAATTCAGTCGATGTCGGGGTAAATTATTTAGACGTTTGCCAAAAAAGTATCGGGCCGTCTTCCGAAGGCGCGATGACGGCAAGAGATGGAATTATAGCGGTTTTGGAAGAACGTGTTCCGGTTTTTTATTTGGAATATGCCTGTCATTCCCCGGAACGGCAGCGGTGGTTTATGATGACCGTCACGCCATTGGAGACGGATGAGCACGGCGTGGTCATCGCTCATACCGATATTACCGCCCGTAAGACCTTTGAAGAAACGCTCCGCCGGCAGACCGAAGAGCTAGAAGAGCGTAATCGGGAGTTGGAGCGTTTTAATCGTGCGACGGTTGGGCGTGAACTCGATATGATTGCTTTAAAGCAGAAAATCAATGAACTTTCCCAGCAGCTAGGGCGGAGTCCGCCTTATCCGCTGGCTTTTCTCGATAATTCTCAGAAATAG